GCAGGAGTTTCTCCGGCTGGTGCAGATAGCGCCAGGAGGTGAGGGTGTACGCGCCGAGTGGGCCGCATTCGTCGTCGAACGGTGCGAGCACGCCGGTGACGCTCACCGGAGTGTGCGGGCGGGCGTTGAAGGGCAGGAGCAGAAGCTCCAGATGCGCCTTGCCGCCGTCCTCGCGCGCAGCGGTGAGGCCGGCGATCGCGCCGAGCGTCTCGTCGGCGACGACCGTGATGATCTCCTCGATCTCGCCGCGGCTCGCCGCGGTGAACAGGGCGGCAAAGCTCAGGTCCTTGAGATCGCTGCCGGCGAGCGCGCAGACGCGGGTGCCGGCGACGCGGAACGGAAAGCCGAACGTCGGCTCGCACGACAGGACGAAGATGTCCCCGAGCAGACCGCGGACGGCGGCCGGATCGATATCGGCCCGGTCCGGTGCCCGGGCAGTGCCGCGCCTTTCGTTCCAGTACGCGAAGAATTCGCGGCTCGACGGATGTTTCATGTCTGAACGCTTATCCCCGGGTGCGACCTCGTGGGACATGCCTGTCCCGCTTCAGTGCACCCGCGATCCCTTTCGTTGTTGTGCAGGAGGGGATTTGCAGCGTCCATGCCGCAGGCGCGTTTTCGGCCGCGCGGCGACCGGGTTTGCGTCGTTAACGTTAAATTAACGATGAGCTTTGCGCACCGGGCGCGGCTGGTATGGTGATCCCGATCGCAAGCCTCGCCGCTTTCATCCAGGTTCTCGGCGGGCCTGTACACAGGGCGTCAAACAGTTTGGTCACAGGCCGCGGGGAGGGGTGGGGATTCTCCTTATCCCTCTGAGTGCCGGAAGGCCGACATGGACAGGGAGGGCTTTTCCCAGGGCCCTCCCTTTTCCTTTTGTGCACTTGCACAGGGTGGGCAAAGGCGACTATCTCCAAGTCTGCCGCTCTGTTCGCGCCTGAAAGCGAAGTACCCTTGGATTCCCCGCCAAATCTTCCGCCGGACCAACCGGCCGCCGTCGAGGAGGCTCCGCGTGAGCCGGTCCTGACGCTGCCGACGGCGCTGACCGTCTATATCGTCCTCTTGGCCGTGATCCACTTGCGGATGCTGCTGCCGGCTGACCTGGAGAACTGGACCATCGATGTCTTCGGCTTCATCCCGAAGCGTTACGATTCCTCGCTGCTCAACCTGCAGATCCCCGGCGGCACCGGCGCAAAGGTCTGGACCTTCGTCACCTATTCGCTGCTGCACGCCAATCTCACCCATCTCGGCTTCAACTTGCTGTGGCTGTTGCCGTTCGGCAGCGCGCTGGCGCGGCGCTTTGGCGCGCTCCGGTTTTTCATCTTCATGGCGGTGACCGCGGCGGCCGGCGCGCTCGCTCACCTCGTCACCCATGAGCATGCGGTGGCGCCGATGATCGGCGCCTCGGCCTCGGTGTCGGGCGCCATGGCGGCAGCGATCCGCTTTGCTTTCGCGCGCGGGAGCTTCCTGTCGTTCAGCCGCACGGATGCCGAGACCGCGGCAAAGGTTCCAGCGCTGCCGCTGTCGCGGGCGTTGCGCGATGGACGGGTGCTCGCTTTCCTTGCGGTGTGGTTCGGCGTCAACATCGTCTTCGGCGTCGGCGCACTCGGGATCGACACTGAAGGCGCGAGTGTGGCTTGGCAGGCCCATATCGGCGGCTTCTTTGCCGGGCTCGTGCTGTTTGCATTGTTCGATCCTGTACCGCGTGCGCGAAGCGATGCTGCGGATGCGTCATCACAGGACATTTCAAACCGCATCTGAAGCGGCGCTTGCGGCGCCGCCCGAATTCATCCATCATCGCGGCGAAGAATGTTCCGAAGCTGCAAGCCGCTAGCGGCGGTGCTTCGACAAGCGCCCGAAGCGTGAACCGGCGCTGTAACTGTTAGTTGAAGACTCGCGAACAAGTCCGGTCCGCGGAAGCGGATGGACGAGATTCAGGGAGGCGACAAATGACGGTACGTTCCATTCTTAGCGCCAAGGGCCACGAGATCATGAGCGTCGAGCCCGATGCCAAGCTCGCGGCTGTGGTGAAACTCCTCGGCGAGAAGAAGATCGGCGCGGTGCTGGTGATGAATCAGAGCCGGCTGGAAGGCATCCTGTCCGAACGCGACATTGTGCGCGTGCTCGGCGACCGCGGTGCAGGCGTGCTGGAGGAACCCGTGAGCCAGGTCATGACCCGCAAGGTCGTGACCTGCAAGGAAACCGACACGGTGGCCGAGCTCATGGAGACGATGACCACCGGTAAGTTCCGCCATCTGCCCGTGGTCGACAACGGCAAGGTCGTGGGCATCATCTCGATCGGCGACGTCGTCAAGCGCCGCGTGCAGGAATATGAGACCGAGCAGGAAGCCCTGCGCGACTACATCAAGACGGCCTGAGCCGGTCTCAATCGCTTGCTTTCGGCGCGGCGCCGTCGGGCGCCGGCGCCAGCACGTGGATCGCCTCCTGGATCGACTCCAGCGCGCGCTCGGTAGCGCGCGCGCCGAACGCGATCAGATCGTCGGCGCGATGGAAGTCGAACCAGCCGATCTGGCCGACCCGCGGCGTGATCAGCATGTCCGGCGGATCGCCGGCCAATCTGGCGCGGGTGATGCGGTCTTGCATGATGTTGAAGGCGTCGACCATGACGGCAGAGATGCCGGGCCGTCCGCCGCCACCGAAGAACTCGCGCTTCACCGTGCGCTCCGGCGAGAAGAAGCGCGGAAAGCGCCGCTTCGTCGCGGGCTCTTCGGTCACCGGCGCGATCGGTTCGGGCACTGCGCCATGCGAATAGATCGTCGTGGAATGGGTGAAGATGTCGCTTGAAAGGTTTGCGGCGATGACGATTTCCGCGCCGAGCGCTCGGGCTGCCGAAACCGGCACCGGGTTCACCAGCGCGCCGTCGACCAGCCAACGGTCGCCGACCAGCACGGGCGAGAAGATGCCGGGCAGGGCGTAGGAGGCGCGCATCGCGTCGACCACGCGGCCATGGGTCAGCCAGATCTCGTGACCGGTACGGACCTCGGTCGCAACCGAGGCGAATTTCACCCCGAGGTCCTCGATCAGGGTCGGGCCGATCGATGCCTCGAGCCGGGTTGCGAGCTTCTCGCCTCCGATCAGGCCGGAGCCGTTAAGGCGAATGTCGAGATAGCCGAGGATGTTGCGCACGCCTTGCAGGCTGCGCGCCCAGTCCTCCAATGTGTCGAGCTGCCCGGTCGCATAGGCGCCGCCGACCACGGCGCCGATCGAGGTGCCGACCACGACATTCGGCACGATGCCGTTCGCAAGCAGCGTTCTCAGGATACCGATATGAGCAAATCCGCGGGCCGCCCCGCCGCCAAGGGCAAGGCCGATGACCGGCCTGCGAATGCTGCCGAGGCCGACTTTCTCGCCGTTCGAGACGCTCGCGCCCCGACCTTTCAACATGTCCAGCACCGAAACTCTCCTACGCCGGGGCCAGCCGCATCACCAGATTAGGCGCCACACCGCGGGGCCGCCATAACCAGGACGAAGCATGGTTTATGCCGCTTTGGGAAGGGCACTGGGCAGGA
The DNA window shown above is from Bradyrhizobium sp. CB1650 and carries:
- a CDS encoding patatin-like phospholipase family protein; its protein translation is MLDMLKGRGASVSNGEKVGLGSIRRPVIGLALGGGAARGFAHIGILRTLLANGIVPNVVVGTSIGAVVGGAYATGQLDTLEDWARSLQGVRNILGYLDIRLNGSGLIGGEKLATRLEASIGPTLIEDLGVKFASVATEVRTGHEIWLTHGRVVDAMRASYALPGIFSPVLVGDRWLVDGALVNPVPVSAARALGAEIVIAANLSSDIFTHSTTIYSHGAVPEPIAPVTEEPATKRRFPRFFSPERTVKREFFGGGGRPGISAVMVDAFNIMQDRITRARLAGDPPDMLITPRVGQIGWFDFHRADDLIAFGARATERALESIQEAIHVLAPAPDGAAPKASD
- a CDS encoding PAS domain-containing protein; amino-acid sequence: MKHPSSREFFAYWNERRGTARAPDRADIDPAAVRGLLGDIFVLSCEPTFGFPFRVAGTRVCALAGSDLKDLSFAALFTAASRGEIEEIITVVADETLGAIAGLTAAREDGGKAHLELLLLPFNARPHTPVSVTGVLAPFDDECGPLGAYTLTSWRYLHQPEKLLPRAIRKLQIARGLMVYEGLR
- a CDS encoding CBS domain-containing protein, which translates into the protein MTVRSILSAKGHEIMSVEPDAKLAAVVKLLGEKKIGAVLVMNQSRLEGILSERDIVRVLGDRGAGVLEEPVSQVMTRKVVTCKETDTVAELMETMTTGKFRHLPVVDNGKVVGIISIGDVVKRRVQEYETEQEALRDYIKTA
- a CDS encoding rhomboid family intramembrane serine protease translates to MDSPPNLPPDQPAAVEEAPREPVLTLPTALTVYIVLLAVIHLRMLLPADLENWTIDVFGFIPKRYDSSLLNLQIPGGTGAKVWTFVTYSLLHANLTHLGFNLLWLLPFGSALARRFGALRFFIFMAVTAAAGALAHLVTHEHAVAPMIGASASVSGAMAAAIRFAFARGSFLSFSRTDAETAAKVPALPLSRALRDGRVLAFLAVWFGVNIVFGVGALGIDTEGASVAWQAHIGGFFAGLVLFALFDPVPRARSDAADASSQDISNRI